The window GATCAATTCCTTGCCACCATAAATGACTAGGGTCTAAATTAGCACCGATTGCATCACACGTTTCTTCACGAAGTTTCAGTAACGTGTATGGTGTATGAACTAAAAATCCACCGTGAAGCTCTAAGCCAATTTTTACGTTATGACTTTTTGCGTATTGGCCCATCTCTTTCCAATAAGGGATCAACTTTTCTTCCCATTGCCATTTTAAAATTGCGCCATATTCTGTAGGCCACGGTGTTACTGGCCAGTTCGGGTATTTTGCTCCTTCGTGGTCACCAGCAGTACCGGAGAAGCAGTTTACAACGGGAACTCCCATTAAGCTCGCTAGTTTAATTGATTTCTTTAATGCTTCGTTTGACTCTTCAGCGAAAGCTTTTTCTGGTGAAATAGGATTGCCATGACAACTAAACGCACTAATTTCTATTCCTCGAGAAGTCACTTTTTCTAAATACTCTTTGCGTAATTCTTCGCTTTCAAGTAACGCATCGATATCACAGTGTGCATTTCCTGGATAGCCACCTGTTCCAATTTCAACCGCTTTGACGCCTGCTTGTTTTACATAATCAAGCATTTCATCTAAGTTTTTTTGAGAAAATAATACGGTAAAGACACCTAATTTCATATATATTACCTCCTTTTATAATTGTACGCTTTTACCTGTTTCACTACTTAAGTAAATAGCATCGATAATTTGAGATACGCGCATTGCTTCTTCTGGCTTTACAACTAATTCGCTTTTACCTAAACACGTTTCAACGAAATTCGTTACTTGCGCAAGACCTGGGTTTATTTCACCTGGAATCCAGTCAACTTTACTACTCGTTAACATTCCGTGTTTTGCTTGATTTAGTTCTAATGGGAATAAATCGATTCCGCCCTTATCCCCTGAAATGCTAACACCTTCTGAATCCTCTTTTACATTAGCCGCCCAAGACGTTTCAAATAGCATCGTTGTTCCATTATCAAATCGAATGTACGCTGTAACATGATCGTCCACATCAAATGTATCATGGTTAAAGCTTCCCCACTCATTCACTTGGTTCGGCATTTTGCTTAAACGGTTATACGATTGACCGACAACTTCCACTGGCTTCGGATTTCCTAGTAACCAAAGGGATAGATCTAAGAAGTGACATCCCCAATCAATAAGGCTTCCGCCACCTTGAAGTTCTTTATTCGTAAAAACTCCCCATCCAGGAACCTTTCTTCTTCTCATCGCATGAACTCTAGCCACCATTGGTTTACCAATTTCATCTGCCAAAATTAGTTTCTTCGCTGCTTGGGCTTCTTTTGTAAAGCGATAATGGAAACCTATCGATAATACTTTTCCTGAAGAGTTAGCAGCTTCAATCATAGATGCCGATTCCTCAGCTTTCATCGCCATTGGCTTTTCACATAAAACATGAACACCCGCTTCTAATGCTGCAATCGTTATTTCGGCATGGAATTTATTTGGGGTACAAATCGTTACGGCATCTACTTCTCTTAGTAATTCTTTATAGTCTGTGAACACTTTCTTTATCCCGAATTTTTCAGCAACGGCGTTCGCAGCATCTAGGTTAACATCACAAACCGCTTCTAACATCACCATATCTTCTATTTGTTGGTACGCCGGGATGTGACGGTCACGAGCAATCCCGCCCGTGCCGATAATTCCCATTCTTAACTTCGTCATTATTTCTTCACCACTTATATTTTTGTAATTTGTTTTGTTTCATTAGATGCTAGCGCAGCTAAAACGACTTGAAGAGATTTCATTCCTTCTTCACCCGAAACTGGTGGTTCTACATCATTGATGATGCTATTAATAAATTGATCGATAATTTGAGAGCTTGTTTGTCCTCCAGAATCGTTCGTTTGAATGCCACCTAACTCATATTTCACTACTTCACCCGTTTTGTATTGAACGATAACAGAGTTAACAGGGTCATCTTCCAAACGTACAATGGCGTTTTCTGCATAAATAACTGTAGCGTTATCTTCTTTTGAAACGTAAGACCAACTAGCTGCTAACGTACCGATAATGCCACTTTCTGTTCTTAATACACATACAGCTGTGTCATCTACATCTGTATTTTGTTTTGCACTAGTCTCGATAAATGCGCCTACTTCTGCAAATTCTTCTCCAAGGATATAGCGAAGAAGGTCTGTTTTGTGAACACCAAGGTCTCCCATTGCTCCGATGAATGCTTCTTCTTTATTAAAGAACCAGCTTTCTTTTCCGTCTGCACTCCATCCTTCTGGACCGCCATGACCAAATGCTGTACGGAAGCTATAAATTTTCCCAAGCTCGCCACTTGCCACTAATTGTCTCGCTTTTTGATGGGAAGGTACAAAGCGTTGGTTATGGGCGATCATTAGCTTTTTATTCGTTTGCTTTGCAACTAGGATCATTTCTTCTGCTTCTTCTTTAGATGTTGCCATAGGTTTTTCACATAAAACGTGTTTTCCAGCCTTAAGTGCTGCAATCGAAACAGGAGCGTGTAGATAGTTTGGTGTACAAACACTTACTGCATCTATTTTAGGATTTGCTAAAAGTTCTTCATAGTTCGTATAAGCTTTCGCGCTGTACTGTTCTGCAAATTCGTTTACACGCGCTTCCACGATGTCACATACAGCTACAATTTCAACTTGCTTATTGTTCGCATACTCTGGTAAATGGCGATGTTTAGCGATACTTCCGCAACCAATAACTCCAATTTTTAATTTACTCATAAAAATTCCTCCTATTTATTTCGATTATGAATTGCATCTCTATTTTTGTTTCTAGTGAATTTGTAACTTCATTGCATTACTAGTTTTTCGGTTTAATTTCTTCAAGTGGCTGTGCGTTTCCGTAAACAGGGTAAGAACGTTTTGTTGGCGCCGCCCATCTTACACTGTTTTTAATAACCTTTTGGATTTCTTCATTATGATAAGTTGGATATGTTTCATGTCCAGGACGGAAGTAAAAAATCTTCCCATTTCCTCTACTATAAGTACATCCGCTTCTGAATACTTCTCCACCTTCAAACCAGCTTAAGAACACTAGTTGTTCTGGTGCTGGAATGTCAAAATGTTCTCCGTACATTTCTTCTCTTTCTAGCTCGATTTTTTCTCCAATTCCTTCTACGATAGGATGACTTGGGTCTACCACCCATAGCCTTTCTTTTTCATCTGCTTCTCGCCACTTTAAGTCACATGACGTTCCCATCAACGTTTTGAAAATTTTTGAAAAGTGACCGGAGTGAAGGACAATCAGTCCCATTCCTTCTAATACGCGTTTCTTCACTTTTTCTACTACTTCATCGCTTACTTCATCGTGAGCAATATGGCCCCACCAAATTAAAACATCTGTTTCCTTAAGCACTTCATCTGTTAAACCATGATCTGCTTCATCTAAAGTTGCCGTTTTTACGTTATGCTCTTCTTTTAAAAAGTTAGCGATTGCACCGTGAATACCTTCCGGGTAAATGTCTCTAACTACCGGATTTTTTTGTTCATGACGAAATTCATTCCAAACTGTTACATTCAACATATTATTTCACTCCAAATTTTTGTTTTAAGTAGTTTATACTAATTTCAATACTTTCTAATGGCGTGCGTCGGCTCACATCTTGCTCGACAATCCACCACTTTACTTGTTGCTTTTCTCCGATTTGTAGAATCGATTCCATATCTACGCCACCAGTACCAAGTTCAGCAAAAAACTTTTCGCCATCTAGCGTCATATCTTTTAAATGGACAAGCGGCGTTCTTCCACTATAGCGATTTAGCCATTCTGCCGGATTTTCTCCTGCCTTTGTTAGCCAATACACATCAAACTCCGCATTAATAGATGTGTCTTCCAGTATTGCTTCCAATATTTTTCTACCATCGCTCAGCTTTTCTAGTTCAAAATCATGGTTATGGTAGCAAAGAGTGAATCCTTGCTCTTTACACGCAACTTCCGCCTCTTTTAAAAAAGAAATAAGCGATAGGTAACGCTCCTCATTTTGCTCTTCTGGCTTAATATAAGGGACAACAATATACTGAGTTCCTAAAATTCTTTGTTCCTCTATTACTTTGTCCAAGTTTTCCTCTAATTGCTCTAATGGGACATGACTAGAAGGTGCTTGAAGTCCAAATTGATCAAGCAGACTTTTCACTTCTGTTACATGTAAGCCAGCATAACCCGCTAGTTCCACACCGTCATATCCTAGCTCAGCCACTTTTTTTAACGTTCCAGCAAAATCGTTCTCTATTTCTTCTCGCAACGTATACAATTGTACTGCAATTGGAATTCTCATCGTATGCCTCCTCTTTTCATCTTATAGATAAAAACGCTTTCATATATGTAAACATCATAAAATAGATAGAAATTATACAAAATAGATAATATAATGGAAACATGAACTATTTTGCTATTTATTTATAGATTGGAGAAAAATCTTTGGACACATATATTCGTTTTTGTGGGTATTCCTATCATACAAAAGGTTATTATTCTCAAGATACGGACGCTTTAACAGGCTATTTGATTCGGTTACAAACAGAAGGAACTAGTGAAATAACGCTAAATAACGAAAAGCACAGTATGAAAAAAGGAGATTTATTATTCGCTATACCTGGCGATTTTTATGAACTGAAAATTGAGGAAGAGGAAGTTAGTGCGGATTATCATTTATCTATATCCGGATCATGGATAGAGGAATGGTGGAACCGTTCAGAAAAACCACGCCTATCAAAAATCGACTTAGAAGATAGAATATTATCATTATGGAGACATCTTACTTTAGAAAAGCGTAGACCCCTATCGGAAAAAGGTAATGAACTACCCTCTCATTTATTGAAAGCACTTTGTTTAACTTTAGA is drawn from Bacillus alkalisoli and contains these coding sequences:
- a CDS encoding sugar phosphate isomerase/epimerase family protein gives rise to the protein MKLGVFTVLFSQKNLDEMLDYVKQAGVKAVEIGTGGYPGNAHCDIDALLESEELRKEYLEKVTSRGIEISAFSCHGNPISPEKAFAEESNEALKKSIKLASLMGVPVVNCFSGTAGDHEGAKYPNWPVTPWPTEYGAILKWQWEEKLIPYWKEMGQYAKSHNVKIGLELHGGFLVHTPYTLLKLREETCDAIGANLDPSHLWWQGIDPVAAIKILGKANAIHHFHAKDTYIDQENVNMYGLVDMQPYGEVQTRAWTFRSVGCGHSIQEWSDMISALRTYGYDYVVSIEHEDPLMSVEEGFARAVKNLNSIIIEEKPTDMWWA
- a CDS encoding Gfo/Idh/MocA family protein, which produces MTKLRMGIIGTGGIARDRHIPAYQQIEDMVMLEAVCDVNLDAANAVAEKFGIKKVFTDYKELLREVDAVTICTPNKFHAEITIAALEAGVHVLCEKPMAMKAEESASMIEAANSSGKVLSIGFHYRFTKEAQAAKKLILADEIGKPMVARVHAMRRRKVPGWGVFTNKELQGGGSLIDWGCHFLDLSLWLLGNPKPVEVVGQSYNRLSKMPNQVNEWGSFNHDTFDVDDHVTAYIRFDNGTTMLFETSWAANVKEDSEGVSISGDKGGIDLFPLELNQAKHGMLTSSKVDWIPGEINPGLAQVTNFVETCLGKSELVVKPEEAMRVSQIIDAIYLSSETGKSVQL
- a CDS encoding Gfo/Idh/MocA family protein: MSKLKIGVIGCGSIAKHRHLPEYANNKQVEIVAVCDIVEARVNEFAEQYSAKAYTNYEELLANPKIDAVSVCTPNYLHAPVSIAALKAGKHVLCEKPMATSKEEAEEMILVAKQTNKKLMIAHNQRFVPSHQKARQLVASGELGKIYSFRTAFGHGGPEGWSADGKESWFFNKEEAFIGAMGDLGVHKTDLLRYILGEEFAEVGAFIETSAKQNTDVDDTAVCVLRTESGIIGTLAASWSYVSKEDNATVIYAENAIVRLEDDPVNSVIVQYKTGEVVKYELGGIQTNDSGGQTSSQIIDQFINSIINDVEPPVSGEEGMKSLQVVLAALASNETKQITKI
- a CDS encoding ThuA domain-containing protein is translated as MLNVTVWNEFRHEQKNPVVRDIYPEGIHGAIANFLKEEHNVKTATLDEADHGLTDEVLKETDVLIWWGHIAHDEVSDEVVEKVKKRVLEGMGLIVLHSGHFSKIFKTLMGTSCDLKWREADEKERLWVVDPSHPIVEGIGEKIELEREEMYGEHFDIPAPEQLVFLSWFEGGEVFRSGCTYSRGNGKIFYFRPGHETYPTYHNEEIQKVIKNSVRWAAPTKRSYPVYGNAQPLEEIKPKN
- a CDS encoding sugar phosphate isomerase/epimerase family protein codes for the protein MRIPIAVQLYTLREEIENDFAGTLKKVAELGYDGVELAGYAGLHVTEVKSLLDQFGLQAPSSHVPLEQLEENLDKVIEEQRILGTQYIVVPYIKPEEQNEERYLSLISFLKEAEVACKEQGFTLCYHNHDFELEKLSDGRKILEAILEDTSINAEFDVYWLTKAGENPAEWLNRYSGRTPLVHLKDMTLDGEKFFAELGTGGVDMESILQIGEKQQVKWWIVEQDVSRRTPLESIEISINYLKQKFGVK
- a CDS encoding AraC family transcriptional regulator, whose protein sequence is MDTYIRFCGYSYHTKGYYSQDTDALTGYLIRLQTEGTSEITLNNEKHSMKKGDLLFAIPGDFYELKIEEEEVSADYHLSISGSWIEEWWNRSEKPRLSKIDLEDRILSLWRHLTLEKRRPLSEKGNELPSHLLKALCLTLERAVNETTSDITRPYVVTRMLRYIEEHATIGLMVEDVAKHAGLSVSRAVHLFKDITGKTIIEYAQDIRISAAIDQMKYTTMTLENIAENCGFSSYAYFHRVFKKKYGVSPGVYRSR